One Algibacter sp. L3A6 genomic region harbors:
- a CDS encoding TonB-dependent receptor gives MSKFLNTKWLMFLFFFGAPTLLIAQQVTGVVADDSGALPGVSVVVKGTSSGTTTDFDGKYAINASNGAVLVFSYVGYETQENTVTGNKMNVTMQSGVALDAVVLTGNRSKPRTILDSPVPIDNIGLDEMRSTGQPTIDKMLTYKVPSFNSTTQAVSDATAHFDPADLRGLGPSRTLVLVNGKRKNQSALVYINDTPGKGEVGVDLKSIPAAAIERIEVLRDGASAQYGSDAIAGVINMVLKKNVEYTTVNVNSGVTTEGDGFNFGVDLNTGLTGENGGYLNVTAGYYEQKKTNRPGSPGTDALIGVGADDPTWGAWLADNPDLGMNVGQPELQKIDLFFNAGIPFNNDSGEFYSFGGFTSRQGTSFALYRAPYWVGDPFNLLHEAGSDYNGFQPTFETDVMDNNLTAGVKWKLFNFDVDFSGTYGRNRIDYDVNNTLNPDLGANSPTEFAVGGYTFSNTLANLDFSRVLGKVNVAFGAEIKQENFSARAGDAASYYNPTGNGNAQSFPGLQPSNAVRADRHNYGVYGDLEWEPTDALLIGGAIRYEDFSDFGDNVSWKVSGRYSLGDKGALRASYSTGFRAPSLHQIYLSNVQTLVSGGSISNQGTFNNVDPIIREDLGVPQLTSETSKNISAGITYKIKPNLSVSADFYNVKVDDRVLFTGEIGFDGDDSSINPVETVLIANSITSLKFFVNAVNTNTSGVDLVVNYTNIELGEGILNAALAANFNETTIKGEIDTPPIFAANGYDIFSRKEQARITSSRPKSKVLLGLDYDLNKWNFILNNTYFGEVTWQHGSSPALDQTFAGKVITDLIVGYEFSEKLSGNISVNNLLNVYPDELDAKGDVVTDLGGRFKYPWEVNQFGFNGTVLNASLAFKF, from the coding sequence ATGAGTAAATTTTTAAACACAAAATGGTTGATGTTTCTCTTTTTTTTTGGGGCTCCAACTTTATTAATTGCACAACAAGTAACCGGTGTGGTTGCAGATGATTCTGGCGCGTTGCCAGGTGTATCGGTAGTTGTAAAGGGAACGTCTAGTGGAACTACCACGGACTTTGATGGCAAGTATGCTATTAACGCTAGTAATGGAGCTGTTTTAGTATTTTCTTATGTGGGTTATGAGACACAAGAAAATACTGTTACCGGAAATAAAATGAATGTGACTATGCAATCTGGTGTTGCTCTAGATGCTGTTGTATTAACAGGAAATAGATCGAAACCGAGAACTATTTTAGATTCTCCTGTGCCTATTGATAATATAGGTTTAGATGAAATGCGTAGCACAGGGCAACCAACAATAGATAAAATGTTAACTTATAAGGTGCCATCTTTCAATTCTACAACTCAAGCCGTATCTGATGCAACAGCACATTTTGATCCAGCAGATTTACGTGGTTTAGGGCCAAGTAGAACGTTGGTTTTAGTTAATGGAAAGCGTAAAAACCAAAGTGCTTTAGTTTATATCAATGATACACCAGGAAAAGGTGAAGTAGGTGTAGATTTAAAAAGTATTCCAGCGGCAGCTATCGAGCGTATCGAGGTTTTGCGTGATGGAGCTTCGGCTCAGTATGGATCGGATGCGATTGCTGGTGTAATTAATATGGTGTTAAAAAAGAATGTTGAATATACTACGGTAAACGTAAATTCTGGTGTTACTACTGAAGGTGATGGTTTTAATTTTGGAGTTGATTTAAACACTGGTTTAACTGGTGAAAACGGTGGATATTTAAATGTTACTGCTGGATATTATGAGCAGAAAAAAACGAATAGACCGGGATCTCCAGGAACAGATGCTTTAATTGGAGTAGGAGCTGATGATCCAACTTGGGGAGCTTGGTTAGCCGATAATCCAGATTTAGGAATGAATGTTGGTCAGCCTGAATTACAAAAAATCGATTTGTTTTTTAATGCTGGAATTCCGTTTAATAATGATTCTGGTGAGTTTTACTCCTTTGGTGGTTTTACTTCTAGGCAAGGAACAAGTTTCGCTTTATATAGAGCGCCTTACTGGGTAGGAGATCCATTTAATTTATTGCACGAAGCGGGTTCTGATTATAATGGATTCCAACCTACTTTTGAAACCGATGTTATGGATAACAATTTAACAGCTGGTGTAAAATGGAAATTATTTAATTTCGATGTAGATTTTAGTGGGACTTACGGAAGAAATAGAATTGATTACGATGTAAACAACACGTTAAATCCGGATTTGGGAGCAAACAGTCCTACAGAATTTGCAGTTGGGGGTTATACGTTTAGTAATACGTTAGCGAATTTAGATTTTTCAAGAGTTTTAGGTAAGGTTAATGTTGCTTTTGGGGCAGAAATTAAGCAGGAAAACTTTTCTGCTAGAGCTGGAGATGCGGCATCTTATTATAACCCCACTGGGAATGGTAATGCACAATCTTTCCCTGGTTTGCAGCCATCTAATGCAGTGCGCGCCGATAGACATAATTATGGTGTTTATGGAGATTTAGAGTGGGAGCCAACAGATGCTTTATTGATTGGTGGGGCTATTCGTTACGAAGATTTTAGCGATTTTGGCGATAATGTATCATGGAAAGTTAGTGGGCGTTATTCTTTAGGAGATAAAGGGGCATTAAGAGCTTCTTATAGTACTGGGTTTAGAGCACCATCTTTACATCAAATATATTTAAGTAATGTGCAAACTTTAGTTTCCGGAGGAAGTATTTCTAACCAAGGAACATTTAATAATGTAGACCCTATAATTAGAGAAGACTTAGGAGTTCCGCAGCTTACATCGGAAACATCAAAAAACATTTCGGCAGGTATTACTTATAAAATCAAGCCTAATTTATCTGTTTCAGCAGATTTTTATAATGTAAAGGTTGATGATCGTGTTTTATTTACAGGAGAAATTGGTTTCGATGGGGATGACTCGTCAATAAACCCTGTAGAAACAGTATTAATTGCTAATTCTATTACAAGTTTAAAGTTTTTCGTGAATGCTGTAAATACAAATACTTCGGGTGTTGATTTAGTGGTTAACTACACCAATATTGAATTGGGTGAAGGTATTTTGAATGCTGCGTTAGCTGCTAACTTTAACGAGACTACAATTAAAGGAGAGATTGATACGCCTCCTATATTTGCTGCAAACGGCTATGATATTTTTAGTAGAAAAGAACAGGCTAGAATTACATCATCTAGACCGAAATCTAAAGTATTATTAGGTTTAGATTACGATTTAAATAAATGGAATTTTATTTTGAATAATACTTATTTTGGCGAAGTTACTTGGCAACACGGCAGTAGTCCTGCATTGGATCAAACTTTTGCCGGAAAAGTAATCACCGATTTAATTGTTGGTTATGAGTTTAGTGAAAAACTATCGGGTAACATTTCTGTAAATAATTTACTTAATGTGTATCCAGATGAATTGGATGCTAAAGGTGACGTGGTTACCGATCTTGGAGGACGTTTTAAATACCCTTGGGAAGTAAATCAATTTGGATTTAATGGTACTGTTTTAAATGCAAGCTTAGCCTTTAAATTCTAG
- the aspS gene encoding aspartate--tRNA ligase, whose amino-acid sequence MYRSHNCGELTATHINTEVTLSGWVQKSRDKGFIVWVDLRDRYGITQLVFDEERTSKDLIEQAQNLGREFVIQVKGTVIERASKNTNIPTGDIEILVSDLKILNKSVIPPFTIEDKTDGGEDIRMKYRYLDIRRNPVKNSLIFRSKVSQEVRNYLSKEGFIEVETPYLIKSTPEGARDFVVPSRMNAGEFYALPQSPQTFKQLLMVGGMDKYFQIVKCFRDEDLRADRQPEFTQIDCEMAFVEQEDILNVFEGLTRHLLKEVNGVEVEKFPRMLYDDAMRLYGNDKPDIRFGMEFGELNAVTQHKEFGVFNNAELVVGIAVPGGNSYTRKEIDKLIDWVKRPQVGALGMIYSRCNDDGTFKSSVDKFYDQGDLAKWAEVTGAKAGDLVCVLSGDKNKVRAQLSALRMELAERLGLRDPKVFAPLWVIDFPLLELDEETGHYHAMHHPFTSPKPGQLELLDTNPGDVKANAYDLVLNGNEIGGGSIRIHDKETQATMFKHLGFSEEEAKAQFGFLMDAFQYGAPPHGGLAFGLDRLVAILGGQETIRDFIAFPKNNSGRDVMIDAPARIDDDQLTELSLKLNLKS is encoded by the coding sequence ATGTACAGAAGTCATAATTGCGGCGAATTAACAGCCACACATATTAACACAGAAGTAACCCTATCTGGTTGGGTTCAAAAATCTAGAGATAAAGGTTTTATTGTTTGGGTCGATTTACGTGACCGTTATGGTATTACACAACTTGTTTTTGATGAAGAGCGCACTAGTAAAGATTTAATAGAGCAAGCCCAAAACTTAGGTCGTGAATTTGTAATTCAGGTGAAAGGAACAGTAATTGAACGTGCTTCAAAAAACACAAATATCCCAACAGGAGATATTGAGATTTTAGTTTCAGATTTAAAGATCTTGAACAAATCTGTAATTCCTCCATTTACTATTGAAGATAAAACGGACGGTGGTGAAGACATTAGAATGAAATATCGCTATTTAGATATTCGTCGTAATCCAGTAAAAAACAGCTTAATTTTTAGATCGAAGGTTTCTCAAGAAGTTAGAAACTATCTATCAAAAGAAGGTTTTATTGAAGTTGAAACACCATATTTAATAAAATCTACACCAGAAGGCGCAAGAGATTTTGTAGTACCATCCCGTATGAATGCTGGTGAATTTTATGCCCTTCCACAATCGCCACAAACCTTTAAGCAATTGCTTATGGTTGGTGGTATGGATAAGTATTTTCAAATTGTAAAATGCTTTAGAGATGAAGATTTACGTGCCGACCGTCAGCCAGAATTCACACAAATTGATTGTGAAATGGCCTTTGTTGAGCAAGAAGATATTTTAAACGTTTTTGAAGGTTTAACCCGTCATTTATTAAAAGAAGTGAATGGTGTTGAGGTTGAAAAATTCCCTAGAATGCTTTACGACGATGCTATGCGTTTATACGGAAACGATAAACCAGACATTCGTTTTGGAATGGAATTTGGCGAATTAAACGCTGTAACACAACATAAAGAATTTGGTGTTTTTAATAATGCAGAATTAGTTGTTGGTATTGCTGTACCAGGTGGAAATAGCTATACAAGAAAAGAAATTGATAAATTAATAGATTGGGTTAAGCGTCCACAAGTTGGTGCTTTAGGCATGATTTACTCACGTTGTAATGATGATGGAACCTTTAAATCTTCAGTAGATAAATTTTACGATCAAGGCGATTTAGCAAAATGGGCAGAAGTTACCGGCGCTAAGGCAGGCGATTTAGTTTGTGTACTTTCTGGCGATAAAAATAAAGTACGTGCGCAATTAAGTGCTTTACGTATGGAATTAGCAGAACGTTTAGGTTTACGTGACCCGAAAGTATTTGCTCCATTATGGGTTATCGATTTTCCGTTATTAGAACTTGACGAAGAAACTGGACATTACCACGCCATGCACCACCCGTTTACATCACCAAAACCCGGTCAGCTAGAATTACTGGACACTAATCCAGGCGATGTAAAAGCAAATGCATACGATTTGGTTCTAAACGGAAACGAAATTGGCGGAGGATCTATTCGTATTCACGATAAAGAAACACAAGCTACAATGTTTAAACATTTAGGTTTTTCTGAAGAAGAAGCGAAAGCACAATTTGGTTTCTTAATGGACGCCTTTCAATACGGAGCACCGCCACACGGTGGTTTAGCTTTTGGACTAGACAGGTTGGTTGCCATTTTAGGAGGCCAAGAAACTATTCGAGATTTTATTGCTTTCCCAAAAAACAACTCAGGACGCGACGTAATGATTGATGCGCCTGCTCGAATTGATGATGATCAATTAACAGAATTGAGTTTAAAACTTAATTTAAAATCATAA